The genomic window GAAGCAGAGATTCACGAAGCAGCGGGTTACGGCAAGGAGCTCGGTGATCCATCGCAGCTCGACGTCATGCTCACGTTAGGCGGCGACGGCACGCTCCTGCGCGGCGCGCGTCTCCTCGATCCACACCAGGTTCCGATCCTCGGCGTCAACCTCGGGCGGCTTGGATTTCTTACGTGCTGTCCAGCCGATCAGCTGGCGTCGGCGCTGATGCGCTTCGCGCGGAAGGACTATCTCGTCGAGTCGCGCATGGCGATCCGAGCGCGTGTGCTCGACGCCTTTGGACGCGAGCGGCACAACTGGGTGGCGCTCAACGACGTCGTGCTCCACAAGGGAGGCTTCGCGCGCGTCGTGGAGCTCCGCGTCTGCGCCGACGGCGAGACGATGGCGACCTACGGCGCCGACGGCGTCGTGATATCGACGCCAACGGGGTCGACGGCGTACAGTCTCTCGGCTGGCGGACCGATCGTATTTCCGACACTGGAGGCACTCGTCGTCACGCCCGTCTCGGCGCACGCGCTCGCGATCCGACCTTTGATCCTCCCGCCAGGCACCGAAGTGACGGTGCAAGCAGAAGGTTTCCCCGAGGAATTATTGGTCACGATCGACGGGCAGGTCGGTTCCACATTCTCCAGCGGCGAAACGCTCAGCATCCGACGAAACGAGTGCGGGCTCCTCATCGTGCGCTTCCCGGGTGGCAGCTTCTTCAAAACGCTCCGGCAAAAGCTCGGTTGGGGGGGTCTGAAAGAGCGGGACGAGAACTTCGGCAGCTGACAACGATGCTCACCGAGCTGCGAATCAAGAACTTCGCAATCATCGAATCGCTCTCGCTGCCGCTCGAGCGCGGATTCAATGTGCTCTCCGGCGAGACCGGCGCGGGGAAATCGATCATCGTTGGCGCCCTCGGCCTTCTTCTCGGCGAGCGCGCGAGCTCGGATCTCATTCGCACGGGCGCCGACCGCGCCACCGTCGAAGGCGTCTTCGACATCGCCGAGCGAAAGGAGATCGCGTCGCTCCTCGACGAACATGGCGTCGACGCCGACGAGCCACTCGTCGTTCTCAAACGCGAGATTGCCTCATCCGGACGGACGCGCGCGTGGGTGAATGGAAGCGCCGTGAGCGCGACGCTGCTCGCGGAGATCGGCAGACATCTCGTGAATCTGCACGGTCAGCATGAAGCGCAGACGCTGCTCGACGCCGAGTCACAGCGAAGGATTCTCGACGTCTTCGCGGGTGCGACCGATGTCGCTGCGCAGACACAATTGGCATATGAGGCGCTCGCGAGCGCACGCCGCGACATCGCCGATCTGCAACGTCGAAAGGCGGAGGCAGAACGGCGCGCCGACTATCTGCGTCACGTCGCGAAGGAAATCGAGGAAGCGAAGCTCGTCGACGGCGAGGACAGCCGGCTCGAGGACGAAGCACGACGGCTCGAGAACGCCGAGGAGTTGCGCACGCTCGCATCGGGGATCGCATCGGCGATCGACGGCGACGATGAAGCCGTGCTCACCATCCTCGGCGGCATCGAGCGGCACCTTTCGGCGATCCAGCGCATCGATCCGACCTTGTCGCGGCTCCAGGAACTATACGACGCCGCGTACTACAATCTCGAGGCGCTCGCACGCGAGCTCGAAGAGTACGAGGCCTCCGTCGATCTCGATCCGGCTCGGCTCGATGAAGTCAGAGCGCGGCGCGACTTGCTCTTTCGCCTAACGAAGAAGTACGGCGCAACGCTCGCCGACGTCATCGAGACCGGCCGTCGCACGCGCGAAGAGCTCGATCTCGTCGACTCCGCGGGACTGGACCTGCGCCAGCTCGACGCGCGGGAACGAGAAGCCAAATCGCGGCTCGAGGAACGTGCGTCGGCGCTCACCGAGCTGCGCCGGGCGGCCGCAAAGCGCCTGGCAGCGAGCGTCGATCAGATATTGCCAGACCTGGGGATGCCGGATGGGCATTTCAGTGCTCTGCTGAGGCAGAACGCTGACATTGGCTCATATGGAGCAGAGGACATCGAGTTTCGCGTTTCACTCAACGTGGGGCACGAGGAGCGACCGTTGTCGCGCGTTGCGTCGGGCGGCGAGCTGTCTCGGGTAATGCTTGCGCTGAAGACGATTCTCGCCCGGCTCGACCGCGTACCGACGCTCGTCTTCGACGAAGTTGACGCCGGCATCGGTGGTCGTGTCGGGCTCATGGTCGGAGAGACGATGCGTGGCGTGGCGGCGCACCATCAGGTGTTCGCGATTACTCATCTCCCGCAGATCGCGGCGCGGGCGCATCAGCACATTCTCGTGTCCAAAGGCGCCCGCGGCGGCGTGACGACGGCCGACGTCACCGTGCTCACCGGACCGGATCGAATTTCCGAGGTCGCGCGCATGCTCGGCGGCGATCCCGAGAGCGAAGTGAGTCGCGCGCACGCGCGCGAGCTGCTCGATAGCGCGGCGGCGCCGGAGCTCGCGGGAGCCGGCGCGGCGACGAGCGACGCCAGGCCTCAGCGTCCGCGGCGCGGCAAGCGATAGTAAATTCGAAACTCGATCTGATCGCGGTGATACTGCGGCGTCAGACCGCCTGTCGCCGTGATCGTCTGGAGATGCGTGTAGAATATCTCGAGCGGCACGACGCTGACGCTGCGTGCATAACGAGCGACGGTCGAGTAGCCGAAGCCAAATCCGATCCGTTGCTCCGTCGACGCGGCAAAGAGCGGAGGCTCCGTGACGTCGGGCGACGTGTACTTGCTTGGCGCCTGATGCCGGAACGTGTAGGCGCCGTGAATCGTGAAGTAGTCGGTGAGGAGCAAGCGAGGCATCGCTTCGGCTTGTATTGCATTTCCCTCGCGCCACGTCCCGGCGACTGGCACGTCCATCGGGAATAGATCGTAGTCGCTATTGGGTAGCCTGGGGACGGCCGAGCTCGTGAAGAACGCGGTGTACTGGGCGGCGAGCGTCGCCATGAGTCGGCGGCCGAGCCCGAGGTCGACGATGGCGCCGCCGTTGGCACTCGTCTGGCCAGTGCCGATTCCTACCTCGTAGGGCACGGTGCCGCTCGGTGTCTCGAGCGATGAGCCGATGCTCAACACACCCCGCAACGTCGCGCGGAGACGAACTCCCGTGGAATCGCGAAATCCGTCGACCAGTTTGTAGAGCGCCGAGATTTCCACGTCGCCGATGCCGATACGCGTGGGGGATCCGAGCGAGTCGTAGGCGGCGCCCGAGGTGGCCGTCACGAGCTGCTGCAGCTGAAGATTCGCCGCCGGTGCGTTGGCGCCCGCGGGCTTGTCGAAGGCAACGCTGCCGCCTAACAACGTGCTGATCGTCGTAGCGAGCGCCGCGAGCTGCGCTTCCACTTGCTGCTGAGCCGTACCGAATGGCGCGAAGGCGCTCGTTTGCGGGCTCGTGCCATAGAGAGCCTGAATTGCCGCCTTGTAGGAAACTGTCTTCGCGAGCGCGGCGTTCGCCGTCGCAAGGTCGGCCGCCGAACAACTTCCGGATTGCGAACAGTTGTCGAGGTAACTGCTCAACGCCGAATTCTGGGCGCCGAGCTCCAAGATCAGTTGATTGTTCGCGGTTTGAGCATCAGCATTGCCCAACTGCGCCGGATTGGGCCCGACGTTCGCACCCGTAGTCCCGTTCAGACGCCGCGGATTCAGCTCGACAAATACGTCCGTCTTGGTTTGTACGATCGGCACCATCACGCCGATCGTTAGGCGATCACTCACGCCGTACGCGAGCGAGAAGGGCGTCGTCACGTATCGCGCGGCAACGTTCGCGAACGTCTGGCCGAGATTGAGCGAGATGTTCGGGTCGCCCGTGAGCGTGCGAAGCGCCGACTGGGCGGCCGCCAATCCCGGGAACTGGCGCACGCCGAGCGAGTCGAAGCTGAACGAGTTGCCGAGGGGATGCAGATGATGTGCGCTGTCCGCGGCGGCGTCGTAAACCTGATCGAGCCGCGTCCAGACATTCATGGCGCGCAGGACGAACGCGCCTTTGGGGAGCGTCCGAGCGTCCTCGGTATTGCTCAGCGGTACCGGATATGGCGGGAGCTGCGCCCTGGCCGGACCCGATGCGCAGACGAGAGCGACGACGATCAGCAGCGACGCACGCCGGAGGAACTGCCATCGTCTGCGTGCGTCGCCAATCCGGTGCGGTTCGGTCGCGGCCTCGTGCATTCGTTGACGTCAAGGACGGAGGTTATCATTCTACCCGGTCACCGC from Gemmatimonadaceae bacterium includes these protein-coding regions:
- a CDS encoding NAD(+)/NADH kinase; translation: MIRVGVVGHRGYAGLPDVLQTLEELSPGLGLELYFEAEIHEAAGYGKELGDPSQLDVMLTLGGDGTLLRGARLLDPHQVPILGVNLGRLGFLTCCPADQLASALMRFARKDYLVESRMAIRARVLDAFGRERHNWVALNDVVLHKGGFARVVELRVCADGETMATYGADGVVISTPTGSTAYSLSAGGPIVFPTLEALVVTPVSAHALAIRPLILPPGTEVTVQAEGFPEELLVTIDGQVGSTFSSGETLSIRRNECGLLIVRFPGGSFFKTLRQKLGWGGLKERDENFGS
- the recN gene encoding DNA repair protein RecN, yielding MLTELRIKNFAIIESLSLPLERGFNVLSGETGAGKSIIVGALGLLLGERASSDLIRTGADRATVEGVFDIAERKEIASLLDEHGVDADEPLVVLKREIASSGRTRAWVNGSAVSATLLAEIGRHLVNLHGQHEAQTLLDAESQRRILDVFAGATDVAAQTQLAYEALASARRDIADLQRRKAEAERRADYLRHVAKEIEEAKLVDGEDSRLEDEARRLENAEELRTLASGIASAIDGDDEAVLTILGGIERHLSAIQRIDPTLSRLQELYDAAYYNLEALARELEEYEASVDLDPARLDEVRARRDLLFRLTKKYGATLADVIETGRRTREELDLVDSAGLDLRQLDAREREAKSRLEERASALTELRRAAAKRLAASVDQILPDLGMPDGHFSALLRQNADIGSYGAEDIEFRVSLNVGHEERPLSRVASGGELSRVMLALKTILARLDRVPTLVFDEVDAGIGGRVGLMVGETMRGVAAHHQVFAITHLPQIAARAHQHILVSKGARGGVTTADVTVLTGPDRISEVARMLGGDPESEVSRAHARELLDSAAAPELAGAGAATSDARPQRPRRGKR